Genomic DNA from Candidatus Omnitrophota bacterium:
TGATCAGTGTTGCCAACGCTGGCGCGGCCATAATGGAATCCGGTCCGGCAAAGCTCGGTTGATTCTTAAAGTTGACGAGAACACGGCCGGTGGCGGCGGCCAGCGCGCACCAGGGCGCGATGTCGTACGGTTTCACGCCGCAATCGATGACGGCATCCGCGTGAGCTCGCAGCGCCCAGAGATAGCCGTAGCAATCGCCGTAGGCCCGCTCTAAATAGCATGAGGCGATCAGGCGGCGGAACCCGCGATCATAGCGCGTGCGCTGCCACCAGCCCGCGCCGCCATGAAAAATCACCGCGTCTGACAGCGTGTGGACGGCGCGCGGCCGCGGCAATGGCTGCGGACTCCCCCGCCCCCGCTCGTAGGCGCGCACGCCGGGTGCCACCGCCAGGGTCGCTCCGGCGATGGGAAAATCGCACACGCCCAGCGTCGGGCGCCCGCGCTCCACGTGCGCGACCAGAATCCCCCAGGAGGGCAACCCGCTGGAAAACGCTCGGGTGCCGTCGATGGGATCGATGAGCCAGTACGTGCCATGGGACGGCGGCTCGCCGCCGAACTCTTCTCCGACGATGGATTCGCCGGGGCAGCGCTTGGCCAGCGCCGCTCGCAAGTATTCTTCCACGGCTCGATCGGCGGCGGTGACCGGGGAGGCATCCGCCTTGCGCTCAATGCGAAGGCCGGCCGACCGGAAATACCGCAGGGCCAGCGGCCGGCACCGCCGCACCTCGCGCTCCACCGCGCGCAATAAGGCGTGCTGGTTGGTGCTCATCTCTGGTATTGTACGCGGGGCGGCCGTCCTTGACAACCATCGCGACGATTCTATATACTTAGCTGCAATAATAGTTAAGGGTATAAACTACTGATGAATATTGACCGCTTCAGCAAACGGATGGTCGAGCTGATGCCGGCTCTCATTCGAGGCTTCGCGCGGCATGAGCACAATTCCCTCTCCCGGGGAGAAATCACCCTGCCCCAGCTCTGGGCGCTGGAGCACCTCGCCCGCCAATCGCCAAACTGCCCCATGCACGCGCTCGCCGAGTTGCTCCACATTTCCCGGCCGGCAGCAACCGGGCTGATCAACCGGCTGATCAGCCAGCAGCTCGTCCGCCGCGAAGCCGACGCGCGCGACCGGCGCATCGTGCTCGTCGCCATCACCGCCAAGGGCCGCCGCGCGCTCACGAACATCTGGGACCAGAAGCAGCGCATGATCGTGGATATCTTCGGCCAGATTTCCCCCTCGGACCGCGCGCACTACCTGGCAATCTTGGAGCGCGTCACCGCCATTGCCTCGCAAGCTCCCCGCGCCAAGCGGAGACGTCAGCCATGAACCATCCCAGCCGCCTGTGCCTCGGGCTGGCCTCGCTGCTCTGCGCGGGCGCTGCCGCGCCGACGGGGGAAACCGAACCGTCGGCGCAGCAGATCATCCCGATCAGACACCATGAAGCAGGTCTCGCGGTCAGCGCGGAGGGCCTCACACTCGCCGACTGCTATCGGCTCGCGCTCGCGCAGAGCGAGGCCGTCGCCATCCGCAACGAGATGCTCAACGCCACCGAGGGGCAATTCCTGCAGGCCCTCAGCACGGCCCTGCCGAGCGTTGACTATCAGATCGCCGAAAAACGCCAGGACGGCTCGGGCGCATCCGCCTTTTCGCTGAAGCGCATCCCGGAGCAAAAGTTCGCGCTCAGCCAGCCGCTGTTTTCCGGATTCAAGGAGTTCGCCGCGATGGCCGGCAGCCGGGCCCAACGCCGGCAGCGCGCGCATGAGACAGCGCGGGCCGAGCACCTGCTGCTCATCGACGTGGCGAACGCGTTTCATCTGCTGCTGCAACAGCAAGGGGACATCCGAGCGCTTGACGCCACCCGCAAGGCCCTGGAGGATCGGCTCGGCGAATTGCACCGGCGTGAGGAGCTCGGCCGCTCCCGCCAGAGCGAAGTCGCCAGCGCCGAAGCCAGGCTGCGGCGGGTGGAGGCCGATCTGGAGTCGGCCCGCAGCAGCGAGATGACCGCCCGGCAGCTGATGGAATTTCTCACCGGACAATCGCCGCTGGGGCTCCTCAACGATGATCAGCCTGACCCGCTCGCACTGCCGGCGGAAGGCGAGTACCTGGCGAAAGCGCACGCCCGGCCCGACGTCAAATCGGCCGAGGAGGCCTGGAATGTGGCCAGGAAAGCCGTGTGGGTGGCCCAAGCCGGGTTTTGGCCGACGGTCAGCCTGGATGCCAATTATTACACGAAGCGCGCCGGGGTCTCCGAGGACATCACGTGGGATGCCACCCTCGATGTGAGCATCCCTATTTTTCACGGCGGGAACAATCTGGGAGCCACGAAGACCGCGCGCTCTGAAGCGCGCCAGGCCAAACTCACATTCGAGCTGACCAAACGCCAGGCAGAGCTGGAGATCCGCAGCGCCTACGCCACCTTGCAAGGCAGCATCGCCCGCTACCTGGCCTTGGTGCGGGCCTTGGATGCGGCGGAGGAAAATTACCGCCTGCAAGTCGAGGATTACGGACGGAACCTCGTCAACAACCTCGATGTGTTGCAGGCGTTGCAGGACGTGCAGGACGCGCGCCGCGACGTGATCGCCGCGCAGCATACCGCCAAACGCGACCATTGGAAGCTCCGCGTCGCCACCGGAGAAACGTTATGACGCTGTCTGATTTCTCGATTAAAAACCAGGTCTTCGCGTGGATGCTGATGGCCTCGCTCATCTTGTTTGGGGCGATTAGTTTCAAGCGGATGGGGGTCAGCCAAATGCCGGAGGCGGAATTCCCCGTCGTATCGGTGACGATGACGTGGGAGGGCGCGGCCCCTGAAGTGATGGAAAGCGACGTCGTGGACATCGTCGAAGATGCCATCACCAGCATCCAAGGGGTGCGCGACATTGCATCGACGACTCGCCAAGGCCAGGCGACCATCACGATCGAGTTTGACTTGGAGCGAGACATCGACGTGGCCCTGCAGGAAGTGCAGACGAAAATCGCGCAAGCCCAGCTGCGCCTGCCGCGCGAGCTGGATCCGCCGGTCGTCATCAAGCTCAATCCGCAAGATCAGCCGATCATGTGGCTCGGCGTCTCAAGCAATCTCCCCATCCGCGATCTGATGGAATATGTGCAGGATCATCTGAAAGATCAGTTCCAGACCATCAACGGTGTGGGCGAGATCTTTCTCGGAGGGTTCTTGGAGCGCAACCTGCGCGTGTGGATCGATGCGCAGAAATTGGAGCCGTTGCAACTGACGGTGCAAGACGTCATCGACGCCATCCAGCGCGAGCATGCGGAGCTGCCGGCCGGACGCATCGAAACCGGCCAGCAGGAATTCAACGTCCGCTCGATGGGCGAGGCGACCAGCGTTGAGGAATTCGGCAACATCATCATCACCCGGCGCGCGGGAGGGCCGATCTACAAGCCGATCTACCTCAAGGATGTCGCCACGATCGAAGACGGCTTGGCGGATCGGCGGCGCATCGCGCGCATCAACGGCAAGCCGGCGGTGGGCCTTGGCATCCGCAAGCAGCGCGGAGCGAATGAAGTCGCGGTGGCGCATCGCGTCTTGGAGCGGATGAAGCAGCTCCAGCCCACACTGCCGAAAGGCGTTGAGCTCGGCGTCAACTTCAACCGCACCCAGTTCATCGAAGAGTCGATCAACGAGTTGACGTTTACGCTCGTCCTCTCGGCGATTCTCACGTCGCTGGTGTGCTGGCTGTTCTTGGGCTCCTGGAGTGCGACCCTCAATATCCTGATGGCGATTCCGACCTCGATCGTCGGGTCGTTTATTTGCCTGTACTTCTTCCGCTTCACCCTGAACACGTTCACGCTGCTGGCCCTCTCGCTGGCCATCGGCATTGTGGTCGATGATGCCATCATGGTGCTGGAAAACATCGTGCGCTACCGGGAGCAGGGTCTTGAAAAGGCCGAGGCGGCTCGCCGGGGAGCTCGGCAGATCACCTCGGCGGCCCTCGCCGCCACCCTGGCGATCATCGCCATCTTCCTGCCGGTGGCGTTCATGACCGGCATCATCGGCAAATTCTTTTTTGAGTTTGGGGTCGCGATTTCTGTCGCCGTCGCCTTATCGCTGTTGGAAGCCCTAACACTAACTCCCATGCGCTGCTCCCAATTTTTGCAAGTGGGTGCTCGCCGCACCATCATCGGCAAAGCCGTCGAAGGCGCGTTCCATGGACTGGCCAATGGATACCGCGCGGCTCTGGCCTGGTCGCTGACGCGTCGTTGGCTGGTCCTTGCAGCCGGCGTCGCCGTGTTTGCGGGCTCGATCATGCTCGTGAAGTTCCTGCGGAAGGAGTTTGTGCCGCCGCAGGATCAGAGCATGTTTTTGGTCCGCCTTCAAACGCCGGTCGGCTCCTCGATTGATTTCACCGACGACCGCTTCAAGCAGGCCGAGGCGTTTGCGATGAGCCGCCCGGAAATCAAGCGGTACTTCGGCGCTATCGGCGGCTTCGGGGGCGGTGAAGTCAACACCGGCATCTTGTTCATGACGTTCAAGCCGCCCAAGGAGCGCCCGATCGTGCCGCCGAACACGAAGCCGCTATCGCAGCGGGAATTGATGGCGCTCTTCCGCAAGCATCTCAACGCGATCCCGGACACCAAAGCGTACATCCAGGATTTGTCGATGAGCGGCTTCTCCGCCCAGCGAGGATTTCCCATTGAGCTTACCGTGCGAGGGCGGGAGTGGAATACGCTGGCGGAGTTCTCCGAAGAGCTCAAGCATCGGATGGCCGCCAGCCCCTTGATGGTGGACGTGGATACGGATTATCTGACCGGTGTTCCGGAAGTGCGGGTGCGGCCGGATCGCATCAAGGCGGCCGAGCGCGGGGTCAGCATCGATGCGATCGGCCAGACGATCAACGCGATGATCGGCGGGCAGCGGGTCGCAAAGTACACCCGCGGCGGCCGGCGGTATGATGTGCGGGTTCGCTTGATCCCCAGCCAGCGCACGCAGGCCGAAGACATCGAGCGATTATGGGTGTGGAACAATCAAGGCGAGCTAGTACAGCTGAAGGATGTGGTCACCGTCACCGAAAAACCCACGCTGTTGACGATTTCGAGGAAAAACCGTGAGCGCGCGATTGGACTCTTTGCCAATATCGCCGCCGGAGAGTCTCAGACGACCGCGATCGCCGAAGTCAATCGCCTGGCGAAGGACATCATGCCGGAAGGCTATCGCGTCGTGTTTGGAGGAAGCACCGAAACATTTAAGGAATCCTTCAACAGCTTGCTCTTTGCCCTCGTCCTGGGCATCATCGTCTCGTACATGGTCTTAGGCTCGCAGTACAACAGCTACCTGCATCCCTTGACCGTGCTGCTGGCCCTGCCCTTTAGCATTTCAGGAGCGTTCTTAGCGCTGTGGGCCACACGGCAATCCATCAACCTCTACAGTTTTATCGGCCTGATTTTGCTGATGGGGATTGTAAAAAAGAATTCGATCCTGCTGGTCGACTTCACCAACCAGTTCAGAGAGCAAGGCAAGAACGTCCATGAGGCGCTGATGCAGGCCTGCCCTACGCGGCTGCGAGCCATCCTCATGACGTCGGTATCCACCGTCGCGGCGGCGACCCCGCCGGCGCTTTCCCTTGGGCCGGGCGCTGAAACCCGCATGCCGATGGCCATCGCCGTCATCGGCGGCGTGACCTTTTCAACACTGCTCACCCTCTTTGTCGTCCCCTGCGCGTACAGCCTCCTCTCCCACATCGAACGCAAACAATATACGGTGACCAAGTGACCCAGTGGCCAAGTGGTTGCGTCGTGGTCACCCGGCCACATGGCCACTCGGCCACCGACTGGATATTTGTGAAACGACTTCTCGCTAATTGCTGTCTGTGGAAATGAACTCTAGGGGCACGACGAGCAGCTTGGAGGGCTCTTGGGCCGAGGGCGGAAAGGGCGGAAAGGGGCTGGAGGCTTTCACGATGCGCAGCGCGATCGACTGCAAGAGCGAGGAAGCAACCGAGCGCTCCGCCACGACATCCGCCGCGTCCGCCGCGCCGTTGCGGTGGATCACGAACCCGATGTAGACGGTGCCGGAGGCCTCGGCCTTGTGCGGCAACCACGCTCGCTCATCCGCGGTCCGCTGAATGTGCTCTCGAATCGCCGCGAAGTAGCTATACAGCACCGGATTGCCGCGAGCAGCCACCGTCAGATTCGTCAAATCGATGGCGCCTGACCAGGCATTGCGGCTCTCAGCGCTTCCGAGCGCCTCCGCAGCTCCTCCTGCGCCGCTGCCGACTCGAATCTGCGTCAGCAAGCCGGAGGCCCCGGATCCGAACCCTCCCGCCTCAACGCCCTGGCCGAGGGCAGCGCTCGGAACCCGCGGAAGCGGTGGCACCTCTTCGCGCTGGGCTCCCGTCGTTCTCGATTCGTAGATCAACCGCAGCGGCTTTTTGGCAGGAACGCTGATACTCCAGTGCCCGGTGATCAGCTGCACGCCCAGCACGACCGCATGGCCTGCCAGCGAGCAGCCCAGCATGGCGAGCAACCCGCGGTCCCAGAGGGAAGTCGACTGGTCGATCATGACCCGAAGAGCTTGACCAGCAGCATCAGGCCGATGCCAACGCCGATCGCCAGCATTTGAATCAATGATTTGACCGGCTCGCGCTCCTTATGGAGCTCCGGGACCAGATCGGAGCCGGCGAGATAAATGAAGCCGCCGGCGGTCAGCGGAAGAATCGCCTTCGGAAAGGCGGCGACCAATTCCCCGGCGATCAGCGCGGTGATCGCGCCGACGATTGCGAGCGACGCCGCAAAAAAGTTGAACCACAGCGCCTTCGCCGTGGTAAATCCCGCGTGCAGCAGCACGCCGAAGTCTCCGATCTCCTGGGGAATTTCATGGAGCAGCACGGCAATCGTCGTCGCCAGTCCCACCGGCAGGCTGACCAAGTAGCTGCTGCCGATGAGCAATCCATCAATGAAGTTGTGCAGCCCATCGGCGACGAGGCTCACATACCCCACGGGATGAACGCACGCTCCGTAGTGCGGGATATGCTCATGGCGCCAGAGCAGGAATTTTTCCAGCAAGAAAAAAACCAGAATGCCGGCGAGGATATAGGCCGGTGTGGCGAGGCTGCCGTCGGATTTGAAGGCCTCCGGCAAGAGATGGATGAAGGTGTCCCCGAACATCGCGCCCACGGCCAGGCTGACCATGATGAAAATCGCGCGCTGGACCCGCGCCGCATCCTTGGAGAGGGCGACAATCCCGATGAAGGAGGCCAGGCTGACCACCACCACGCTGCCGATGGTGGAACACCATACGCTGAGCATCGGTGGGGGGCTAATCCGTCAGCGTGGCAATGCGGATTTCCTGAAAGCCGACATCGCGGCACAGATCCCACAGCTCCACCAGCCGGCTCACGTAGGCGCTGCGGTCCGCGCGGATCAGCAGCGGCTGCTCGTGAGAGAGCCCGGCGAGCTGCTGCCGCAGGTCTTTCAGGGTCACCGCGTCGCGATTGAAGTAGACGACGTGCTCTTTGGTGAGCGTGATCATCACGCCGGAGCCGGGGACCCGCCGGCTGGTCGAGGCGCGCGGCAGATTGACTTTAATGCCCTGATCCAGAAGCGGTGCCGCGACCATGAAAATGATGAGCAGGACCAGCATGACATCGACGAACGGTGTCACATTGATGTCGGCGAGCGGCGCGCGATGGGCCTCAAGCTTCATCGCGCCTTCGCCTTGACCATCAGCAGCTCCTGATATTCCTCAAGGAATCCCTCGCATCCGTTGCCGAGCTTCCGCGTCCAATTGACAAACACATTGTAGGCCATGACGGCGGGAATCGCCGCGGCCAAGCCTGCCGCCGTGGCGATCAGCGCTTCCGCGATGGCCGGGGCCACCACGGCCAGCGACGCCGAGCCGGCCGTGCCGATGCCCTGAAACGCATGCAGGATGCCCCAGACGGTGCCAAAGAGGCCGATGAACGGGGTGGTGGAGCCGGTCGTCGCCAAAAAAATCAGGTACGACTCGAGCCGCTCCATCTCCTGTGCGAGCCATTGCTTCAGCGTTCGGCTGATGTCCTCTTTCGAAGCGCCGCGCAACGCCGTCGTGTGGCGTTGCACCATTTTGGCCAAGGGGCAACCTTGGAACTGATCCGCGGCGGCGAGCAGCGAGGCGGCATCGCCGCTCGATCGCGCCGTCTGAAGCGCGCCGAGCATGGCCCGGGCGCATTCGGACGCCGCGCGGAACTGCGCCGTCTTATAGAGGATGATCGCCCATGAAAAAATTGAGAAACCCATGAGCAGCAGCAACACGAACTTGATCAGGAGCGAAGAATGCAGGAGCGACTCAACCATGGCGCGTCCTTTCAGGTGGCCAGCAGCACGACAGACTAGCTATTAGCATACCTCGACGACCATGAGGCGTCAATCATTCGCTCTGTCAACGCAATTTAGAAATGTCCTCGGTCCTGCAAAGTAGAACTGTCCTCTTCGCTGCCAGCGAGACCTGTCCTGTTTCTTAACGCCTTGAGCCGCTGCACGCGCTCGAATTGTCGCCAGGGATGATCGGGCGTCGGGATGACGACGGCGCGTCGCCGACTCGGAAACCGCACCCGGAGGGCGGGTGCGGGCGGCCGCGGCACAATCTCCCGAGCGCGCACGACCTCCTCGCCGTGGAGCAGGAGCCGGGTGCCATCAAACGTATCGATGACCGTCACCTGTTTGGGGCGGCGCGTCCGCCACGGCTCGGTGAGGAGGTACCACTTCCCTCCGCATTGCACCGTGTTGTCCTGGCGTACGAGGCGCGGGGTGTGGAGGGCCAGGATGCGCTTCAAGGTGCGGGGGGCCGGCGCTGGACGGTGGAGATCCTCCGTCGAGCGCGGAGCGCAACTGAACCGGCGATTGTAGCGGGGGAGATACGCCTGCAGGAAACGATTCGCGGCGTCCCGCGTCGTCACCCGAGCAAGCCGCATCTCTTTCAGCACGCGGTCCTGGAACGTGCGAAACAGCCGCTCCACGCGGCCCTTGGCTTGGGGCGAGTAGGCCGGGATCACCTGCACCCCGAGGTGGGTCAGCGCGCGCTCAAACTGTGTCTGGGGGCGCGTCCGGCCCGCCAGCTCATCTGCCACGCTCAGCGTCCGCGTCGAGTAGTACGCCCCGTGCCGATCGAGGTAGACGCTCTGGGGCAATCCGTGGCGGAGCACGTAGGCATAGAAGCTCTCAAAGGCCGGCATCGTCCCCTCGTAGTCATAGAAGCGGGCGAAGACGTCGCTCGTCGCGTCGTCGATGTAGGCCATCAGCACCAACCGGGGCCCGCGGCCTTCCAACCAGTCATGGTGCGAGCCATCGAGCTGGAGCATCTCGCCGCATGCCGCCTTGCGCTCGCGCCAGACGTGCTGGGGGCCGACTCGGCGTTGGCGCTGCCACAACCCGGCCTCGCGCAGCCACTGGCGCAGCGTCTCGCGGCTCACGGTGAGGTGATCGCGCTCGTGGAGCTTCTCGCTTGCCAGCGTCGGCCCGAAGCCCGCGTAGCGGGCTTGATAGCGCCGCAGGACCTGCTGCTTGAGCGCCGGCGGTGCGCGACGGTTGGACGGGTGGCCGCGCAGTCGGTGCACGATGCCTGGCGGGCCGGAGCCCCGCACCCGCTGCACCCACCGCCGCACTTGCCGCACCGAGAGTGCGAGCAGCTCGGCGGCCTGCCGCTGACGCATCTTCCGATCGAGTACTTGTTGCACCACCATCAACCGTCGGGCTTCTTCGCGCGTCATGACGAGCCTCGCCTCCATCGACATCATCCCCTCCTCGTGAGGGCATGATGGTAGAGGACACTTCTATCTTGCGCAAAGAGGACATTATCATCTTGCTGTTACAGTCAATCATTCGCTCACCCGCCGAGGTAGGCGGCTTTGATGTGGGGATTGGTGGCAAGGCGCTGCGCCGTATCCGACAACACGATCTGCCCGCTCTCAAGGACATAGCCGCGGTGGGCGACCTGCAAGGCTTGGTAGGCATTTTGTTCCACCAAAAGCATCGTCAGGCCCTCACGATTAATCCGCTGAATCGTTTCGAAGATCGTCAGCACCAATTTCGGGGCTAAGCCAAGCGACGGCTCATCCAAGAGCAACAGCTTCGGCCGCGCCATCAATCCTCGCGCGATCGCCAGCATCTGTTGTTCGCCCCCTGAGAGCGTTCCCGCCAACTGTCGACGACGATCCTGCAATACGGGAAATAGCGCACCCATGCGTCGAAGATCGTCGCGAATCCCGGCGCGATCTCGCCGCAGATAGGCTCCGAGCTCAAGATTCTCCTGCACGGTCAGCCGCGGCAAGATGCGTCGCCCCTCAGGCACGTGGCTGATCCCCAACCCCACGATGTCAGCGGCCGCATACCCGCTTAAGGATTGCTGTTGAAAGGTGATCGTGCCATCGCGCAGTGGCAGCAGCCCGGAAATCGCCATCAGCGTCGTCGTCTTGCCGGCGCCATTCGCTCCCAGCAACGCGACAATCTCGCCTGCGTTGACTTCAAGACACAACCGCTTGAGGCAGCTCGTCGGGCCGTACC
This window encodes:
- a CDS encoding winged helix-turn-helix transcriptional regulator; amino-acid sequence: MNIDRFSKRMVELMPALIRGFARHEHNSLSRGEITLPQLWALEHLARQSPNCPMHALAELLHISRPAATGLINRLISQQLVRREADARDRRIVLVAITAKGRRALTNIWDQKQRMIVDIFGQISPSDRAHYLAILERVTAIASQAPRAKRRRQP
- a CDS encoding TolC family protein, translating into MNHPSRLCLGLASLLCAGAAAPTGETEPSAQQIIPIRHHEAGLAVSAEGLTLADCYRLALAQSEAVAIRNEMLNATEGQFLQALSTALPSVDYQIAEKRQDGSGASAFSLKRIPEQKFALSQPLFSGFKEFAAMAGSRAQRRQRAHETARAEHLLLIDVANAFHLLLQQQGDIRALDATRKALEDRLGELHRREELGRSRQSEVASAEARLRRVEADLESARSSEMTARQLMEFLTGQSPLGLLNDDQPDPLALPAEGEYLAKAHARPDVKSAEEAWNVARKAVWVAQAGFWPTVSLDANYYTKRAGVSEDITWDATLDVSIPIFHGGNNLGATKTARSEARQAKLTFELTKRQAELEIRSAYATLQGSIARYLALVRALDAAEENYRLQVEDYGRNLVNNLDVLQALQDVQDARRDVIAAQHTAKRDHWKLRVATGETL
- a CDS encoding efflux RND transporter permease subunit, which codes for MTLSDFSIKNQVFAWMLMASLILFGAISFKRMGVSQMPEAEFPVVSVTMTWEGAAPEVMESDVVDIVEDAITSIQGVRDIASTTRQGQATITIEFDLERDIDVALQEVQTKIAQAQLRLPRELDPPVVIKLNPQDQPIMWLGVSSNLPIRDLMEYVQDHLKDQFQTINGVGEIFLGGFLERNLRVWIDAQKLEPLQLTVQDVIDAIQREHAELPAGRIETGQQEFNVRSMGEATSVEEFGNIIITRRAGGPIYKPIYLKDVATIEDGLADRRRIARINGKPAVGLGIRKQRGANEVAVAHRVLERMKQLQPTLPKGVELGVNFNRTQFIEESINELTFTLVLSAILTSLVCWLFLGSWSATLNILMAIPTSIVGSFICLYFFRFTLNTFTLLALSLAIGIVVDDAIMVLENIVRYREQGLEKAEAARRGARQITSAALAATLAIIAIFLPVAFMTGIIGKFFFEFGVAISVAVALSLLEALTLTPMRCSQFLQVGARRTIIGKAVEGAFHGLANGYRAALAWSLTRRWLVLAAGVAVFAGSIMLVKFLRKEFVPPQDQSMFLVRLQTPVGSSIDFTDDRFKQAEAFAMSRPEIKRYFGAIGGFGGGEVNTGILFMTFKPPKERPIVPPNTKPLSQRELMALFRKHLNAIPDTKAYIQDLSMSGFSAQRGFPIELTVRGREWNTLAEFSEELKHRMAASPLMVDVDTDYLTGVPEVRVRPDRIKAAERGVSIDAIGQTINAMIGGQRVAKYTRGGRRYDVRVRLIPSQRTQAEDIERLWVWNNQGELVQLKDVVTVTEKPTLLTISRKNRERAIGLFANIAAGESQTTAIAEVNRLAKDIMPEGYRVVFGGSTETFKESFNSLLFALVLGIIVSYMVLGSQYNSYLHPLTVLLALPFSISGAFLALWATRQSINLYSFIGLILLMGIVKKNSILLVDFTNQFREQGKNVHEALMQACPTRLRAILMTSVSTVAAATPPALSLGPGAETRMPMAIAVIGGVTFSTLLTLFVVPCAYSLLSHIERKQYTVTK
- a CDS encoding ZIP family metal transporter, whose product is MLSVWCSTIGSVVVVSLASFIGIVALSKDAARVQRAIFIMVSLAVGAMFGDTFIHLLPEAFKSDGSLATPAYILAGILVFFLLEKFLLWRHEHIPHYGACVHPVGYVSLVADGLHNFIDGLLIGSSYLVSLPVGLATTIAVLLHEIPQEIGDFGVLLHAGFTTAKALWFNFFAASLAIVGAITALIAGELVAAFPKAILPLTAGGFIYLAGSDLVPELHKEREPVKSLIQMLAIGVGIGLMLLVKLFGS
- a CDS encoding biopolymer transporter ExbD, whose protein sequence is MKLEAHRAPLADINVTPFVDVMLVLLIIFMVAAPLLDQGIKVNLPRASTSRRVPGSGVMITLTKEHVVYFNRDAVTLKDLRQQLAGLSHEQPLLIRADRSAYVSRLVELWDLCRDVGFQEIRIATLTD
- a CDS encoding MotA/TolQ/ExbB proton channel family protein, with protein sequence MVESLLHSSLLIKFVLLLLMGFSIFSWAIILYKTAQFRAASECARAMLGALQTARSSGDAASLLAAADQFQGCPLAKMVQRHTTALRGASKEDISRTLKQWLAQEMERLESYLIFLATTGSTTPFIGLFGTVWGILHAFQGIGTAGSASLAVVAPAIAEALIATAAGLAAAIPAVMAYNVFVNWTRKLGNGCEGFLEEYQELLMVKAKAR
- a CDS encoding ISNCY family transposase, producing MMSMEARLVMTREEARRLMVVQQVLDRKMRQRQAAELLALSVRQVRRWVQRVRGSGPPGIVHRLRGHPSNRRAPPALKQQVLRRYQARYAGFGPTLASEKLHERDHLTVSRETLRQWLREAGLWQRQRRVGPQHVWRERKAACGEMLQLDGSHHDWLEGRGPRLVLMAYIDDATSDVFARFYDYEGTMPAFESFYAYVLRHGLPQSVYLDRHGAYYSTRTLSVADELAGRTRPQTQFERALTHLGVQVIPAYSPQAKGRVERLFRTFQDRVLKEMRLARVTTRDAANRFLQAYLPRYNRRFSCAPRSTEDLHRPAPAPRTLKRILALHTPRLVRQDNTVQCGGKWYLLTEPWRTRRPKQVTVIDTFDGTRLLLHGEEVVRAREIVPRPPAPALRVRFPSRRRAVVIPTPDHPWRQFERVQRLKALRNRTGLAGSEEDSSTLQDRGHF
- a CDS encoding ABC transporter ATP-binding protein, with amino-acid sequence MLKLENVEVGYGPTSCLKRLCLEVNAGEIVALLGANGAGKTTTLMAISGLLPLRDGTITFQQQSLSGYAAADIVGLGISHVPEGRRILPRLTVQENLELGAYLRRDRAGIRDDLRRMGALFPVLQDRRRQLAGTLSGGEQQMLAIARGLMARPKLLLLDEPSLGLAPKLVLTIFETIQRINREGLTMLLVEQNAYQALQVAHRGYVLESGQIVLSDTAQRLATNPHIKAAYLGG